tgtgtgtgtgtgtgtgtgtgtgtgaataaaacaCAACAAGGGGTAACTGTAGGGTGTGTGCTTTGAGGCCTGGCCAACAGCAGAGTGCATTTAAAGGTGAGCTTTCATGACTGTGCTTTGGCATCTGGGTTTGCACATAGGGTGTGATCTGTATTTATAGTGACAGCAGCCATGGTTCCAGATATGATGCTTTTCTGTCGTGCTGCTGTCTGTGACTCTTGCAGACATGTCAGCCCACACCCCCCTTACAGTGTTGTGTCATGTGCCTGTTAGGCATGCATACACTTGTGTCTGGGCAAATTGGATGCCTTGACTTGGAGGTGTACGCATCCATACATGTGTTCTTCTCTGGTTCTAGCTGACACCGAAGATGTCTGCATTGTGGAGAGATTGTTCTCCAGCAGCCTGGTGGCCATTGTCAGCCTCAAAGCTCCCAGGAAGCTAAAGGTTTGCCACTTCAAGAAAGGAACTGAGATCTGCAACTACAGCTACTCCAACACCATCCTGGCTGTGAAGCTCAACAGGCAGGTGAGTAGCACCCTGCGCTGCACGCACCTCagctggtagagggcttgccAGCCATACTCTTACGTCCTGGCACATCCTATGCACGGCGTAAAGTTGCCtgaggtggtgcacgcctgtactCTGGGCACTCTGAGAGATGGAAGCAAGGGGATCAAAAGTATGAGATCGAGGCTGGGGAGGTGCTGAGAGGTCTTGCTGTGTAAGTACAGGGATCTGAGTCTGAATCCCAGGAGCTGCAGAAAGAGCTGACCTGGCTGTGTGTACCTCTAAGCCTAGCGTTGCTGGGCAGTGGAGGAGGACTGTGCGGCTCACTGGCCTGCTCCAGGTGCAGGAAGAGACCCTGTCAAGGGGAGAAGGCAGAGGATCCCTGAGCGTGACGGTGACAGCTCTGGCTTCCTAACCGCCATTCCTCACAGATGTGTGGGTGCACACCTAAGCACACCAACCAAGGAAACCAAGTGTGAACTGCTGTCATTCAGTGTCCCTCCCGTGTCTCACACTGTTGGCCTTTCGGCTCTGAACCGTTACACCCCATTCCTTCACCATCATCTCCGCTTCCCTGTGTAGGTCTttctttgggtttttgagacagggtctctgtgtagccctggctgtcctggagcttgctctgtagaccaggctggcctccagttcacctgcctctgcctctgcagtgctgggattaagatgTGCGACACCACTGCCTGACTCGTGTACACATTGCTTAGCGGTCCAGCAGCTCCATTCTCACAGCTTTGCTGAGGCAGTTCCTCGAGCCACACCGGCCTTGTCCCTGCCAGCACACTCCACTTGTCCTCAGGACATTAGTCTGGCTCTCAGGTTACTGTCAGCCCAAATGTTGGTCTAGGGATAGCATGGGCTTTTTATGCAGTGCCTTTCCTTTTATAAatgatactttaaaaatctgctccctctttttcttctttgagttgTTGCTCTGATGTGTGATTTCccccaaaccaacaaaacaaacccccGGGCCACAACTTTGTGTGGAGCCTTTGAGTGTGTTTCCTGACAGGCCGGGCCTCAGTCTGCACACAGGTAGCCAGTGCAGAAGCGCCTCCAGCATTGTTTTCTGTGTGCAGCAGCAGGCTGGAGAGCCTACCTTCCTGTGAGAGCTGGATTCCAACTAGCTAGACATGTGCCCCCTGGCTGTCTGACTAGACTGGGAATTGGCCCCATCATCCCGTTCAGCTGGGAACTTGTGGGACATATTAGCTTGAACATTTTTCAGGTTTAAGACATAACAGACACACATTCCTATACAGCTGACTCGAAGTGTGTGCCACGCCCCTCACAGATACCAACCTGAGTGCATCACCCAGGAGCCTCAGTGTCCTGTCTGTAAAATGAGTAaggcacccacatcaggtggctcacacaGCCCTAACTCTAGCTCCtgggggatccagtgccctcttctgacgtccTCGGGAACTAGGCACACAGTGGTGCAAAGAGCACAGTAACATTTCACACTTCTCATATAAACCCCTGTGCTTTTAGTTATATTTGACCTGTGCCTCTTTCACTGCAGGTTTTGGGGGTTTGTAGGGTTTTTTGTGGTACTCAGTGTAGACCTCACACGTGAGGCATGGAACTTTGGTGCTAAGCCCCATCTCCAGaccatttttacttttattttgtgatgGGGCCTCAAACTTGCCTACCTCAGTCTCTGCAGTGGGTGGAGAATGGGCCTGGAGAATGGGGGTGTgatgtttgttgggttttgtgtgtttgtgtcagtGTGGGTGCATTTGTGGCCTGACACGAGTAGAGGTCAAAACATAGCCTCAGGTGGCAGTCCTCGCCTTCTGCCTTATTTGAGGCAGGTGTCTTGTTCGCCACTGTGTACTCCAGCCAGCTTACCAGTGAGCTTCCAGGGaattcctgtctccaccttccatctTGCTATAATGGCGCAGCCACATGCTGCATTATGTGGGTGTTAGGGTCTGAACTCCAGCCCTCACTCTGACACAGTAAGTGCCattatgcactgagccatctcagccctCACCATAGTTTTCTAAAGCAGTTTGCCTTCATAGGTCTCTCTCATCTTCACCTAAGAACGTGGCACTGAGGTAAGTCACCTGTGAGAACTCACAGTGCCCTTGGCATGTGTGGTTGTGGGAGCCTGTGTGGATGGCTCCAGAGCCTTACTGGCAGTGGAAAGGCAGCTGCACACACTTGCACTCTGCACAGCAGCCTGCATGCTGTCCTAGCAGTGGAGAAGAGCTTAGGCCAGGAGTCAGCTCAGATGGAACACGGCACGCGTGGCCCCATATGTGTGGCCCCATCATGTGTGGTGATCTTTGTTCTTGCTGTCTCTAGAGGCTCATTGTATGTCTGGAAGAGTCGCTCTATATACACAACATCCGGGACATGAAGGTACTTCATACCATTCGAGAGACACCCCCAAACCCTGCAGGTAAGCTACTGCTAAGCAGGTAGAAGCCCTTACCACTGAGTATCCACGTTgaggcaggagagaactgactcctacaacttgtcctctgaccttacCATGCATGCATGCGCGCACacagcaaaaataaaaggaaggtcCTTTTGGGAGCAGCCTTTTAAGGATGACTAtagaccagtgagatggctcaccaAGTAAGTGGGCACTTACTGCGAACCCGACCTGAGTGCCACTCCCAGAACACATGTGGTGGGGACAGAGAATTGAGCCCTTCAGGTTGTCCTGACTAGCATACACcctggcacacatgcatgcacactaaATAAACATGTAATAAAGGTGGCCGAAGGTGGGAGCTTCCTCTGGTCCGCACACAGTCAGGTGTAAAATGTGGCAGGTGGAAGCTGAGCGGCCTTCCTGCTGGAGCCGGCCTGCTAAGCCTCCTTTCCAGCTGTCTCATGAGCATGTGGGCTCATTGATCGTCAGTGAATGCTACCAGCATCGCCCTGGGTGGCTGGGGCAGACATCTTGAGAGAGTTATGCAGAGGTTTACTTGACTCTTTCTATTGCTTTGTCTAGAAATGTTAACCCCACGCTAACCCTGCCAGGTATCCATGCTCTAGACTCAGTTTGAGTTCAGTTGTCGTGTGTCTCCACAGGCTTGTGTGCCCTGTCAATAAACAATGACAACTGCTACTTGGCATATCCTGGGAGTGCGACCATCGGAGAGGTGCAGGTCTTCGACACCATCAACTTGGTGAGATGTTTTGCTGGAAGGCATGGGTGGCCTCCCTGGCTCAGCAGCGTGGCCTTCCTTTCCTGGTGCTCTTCTGAGGTGGCAGAGCAGCCCTGGCTGAGCCGCCTGTGTCTCACCAGTGCTCCCGCCGTGCTGAGCTTCAGGGTGTGCTTGTCGGCAGACCCCAGCAAACAGGGCCAGCGGCTCTGCTTGTTGTAGCTGAGCAGTGTTTCCACAGGCCTGCCATGAGGCTCCGCCACTCCTGTTGGTCTTAGTAATGGTGTGTTCACTCCTGTTGGCCTTAGTAATGGTGTGCTAACAGTTATTTCCACCTGATGGCTCTTGGGTGACAGTCATGTTTCTCTATTTTCCCCTTTCAGAGAGCTGCAAACATGATCCCGGCTCATGACAGTCCCTTAGCAGCCCTGGCTTTTGATGCAAGTGGGACCAAGCTTGCCACCGCTTCTGAGAAGGTGTGTCTGCCGTGGCACCTGGCTCACTGGTCTCCACATTCTGGTCATACAGTCCAAGTTAACAAGCAGGTTATATGTTTCCCAGTGTTTAGAGAGGCCAGAACAGCCCAGTGTGAGTGGCTGCCATTGCTCACTGTCCGCCTTTGAGAATGCCTGAGGGAAACGTGCAGAGGACAGACGGGCTAGTTAGTGCTCATCTGCTCTGTCTGTGAGCTTGTCCCACGGCTGAGAAAAGCTGTTTATATGGTAgccaggagggggagggggaggggctggggtccCCATATTCCCTGTGCGGGCACACTTCCAAAGACTGGACTAACTTCCTCTAGGCCTTAGCTCTTCCTCTAGGCTCCACCATCGTCCACTAGTGCCACAGGCTGTCACAGTGTGCCATTGTTTGACACACTGTGTGGACCAGTGGGATGGATCAGCAGGTGTGCGTGTTGGTGCTTGTGTACATGTTCTCCTATGTACAGGTGCGTGTGCACACGTgggggaggccagaggttgacgtACGACCTGAGCTTGATTCCTAAAAcatggaggagagaactgacccctgccagctgtcttctggcctccacctgtGCACTGTGGTGGATGCATGTGCACACAGTTGCTAAAAGAGAGAAAAGCCAGTGCTTGTTTGTGGCATGAAATAGAAAAACATCAGGCATAGCTGTGATCAAGACGCATGTGGGTCTGTGAAGCCAGAGCCAGTCTGatccacacagtgagttccagccagCCAGGGCCAGAGTGGGACCTTgtctcagtctcaaaaacaataacaacaacaacaaaaatcactttTAATATAGTTTTGCTCTTGATGTTttgttgggttgtttgtttgttttcaggatttgttgttttttgttttgagacagggtttccctgtgtggccccgcctgtcctggaactcactttgtaggtcaggctggcctcgaacttaaaTGTCTGCTGCGTCTGCCTCCTGGCTGTAATATTCTGAAACATCACTATTTTGAGACGTTGGTGTTGTCTCTTACATACTGTTTTTGCCGGTAATGGCGTGTTTAAGTCATGGGCAAATCCAAGTCTGTGTGTCTGATCATGAACCTAAGAGATTCCGGTAGAGACGATCTGTGGCGGTGGCTAAGGGTGCGTCGCTGCAGTGTGCCCCACGGTCGGCTTCAAGGCTGCTCGCGTCCAGATGAGTCGGCTGACGTTAAGCAGTGCCTGTAGGGGTGAGCAAGAGGCTGGAACACTGGTCTGTGGCCTCAGGGCTCCGTACACCCCAGAACTGGAGCGCAGAGAGGAGGCTGGAGCCCCCTTGAGCTCCTGCCAGCAGCCGCATGCTTGTCCATGTGTAGAATGATGTAAGAGAAGACTAAAAGTcaatttaagttttttatttttttgctcaactaaaattctgttttcttcccctttttcctctctctgacTTAGGGGACTGTGATTCGGGTGTTTTCCATTCCAGAGGGACAAAAGCTGTTTGAGTTCCGGAGAGGAGTGAAGAGGTAAAGTACAGGCATTTGTTCCCAGGCTGGCTACAGAGGTTCCTTTTGGATTTCAGTTTCTGCTGCCTGTGGTTAAGCGAGGGGAGGCTTAGAAGGTGCCTCCCAGCACAAGCTCGCCTCCTGGAACTGGTCTTGGAAGGGCAGCACAAGCCTTGCTCCGAGAGCCGCCTGACTCACTAGAGGGGCCCTAAAAAGGTTCAGCACCAGGACATTCAGGGTTCAGGACAGCAGCCTCACCTGCTTCCTGCCCCTGAGGTCCCgcccagctcccctcccccagcagatATCTTGAGCTGTTCTTGAGGTTGGAgttccctctgtggcctgcatGCCCACAGCATCCTGTTTCTGTCCTGACACCCCAGTCCTCACTGCTGCTCAAGCAGATGCTGGAGCATAGTAGGACAGGCCTGGGCTGCGCTGCCTGGGTTCAAGCCCTTGACCATCGCAGTGACTGTGGTAAGGCAGCAGTGCGTCCCGTAGCCTTGGCTCCCTCCTTCGACTGTATAATGGCAGCCAAGGCTAAGAAGCACTTAGGAATGCTTGGCTGTCCTCCCTAGGGAACTTGCCACTGTCTGTTGTCACCTCCCTTTTCTTGTTGGGATGTCCCCGGGAGATAGAGCGCATATTGTAGTCTGAGCAGTGTTTCCAAAGTCAGGAGCCAGGGGTGATGGGCGCACTGGAACGCCAGTCTCGCCCAGCCTGAGCTGTGTAGCCGGGCCGTCTCCAAATACTTGACCTCTCCTTCAGGGACTGCACCTCTGGGCTTCCCCGTGTCACGCCTCTCTTGATCCTCTGTGCTCCTCTCGGGTCCCTGTGTCCAGTGCTTGCCCAGAGCCTCTCTGTATCCTCATTGTACCCCACATCCTTTCTAATCAAGCCGTCAGCTTCTGCTGCCCAGTCAGGTATGGGTGTGGGGTCTGCGTCTGGCCACAGCCCAACCCTCCTGAGGTAGATCTGGCACTTAGACAGCAGTCCAGAATGTGCCGCCTGCTGTATACTCTCCATCGGCATGGGAACATTGGGCATGGGGCATTGGAAACACTCTTGGCCTAACACAGCTTGGTGGAGTATTCAAGCTGTGGAATGTTTAGTGACCTTGGAGACATGGGCTGGGAGGATTGCCTTAAAACATTACCAGGCTGCCGCCTGACCTGCCGGGCCAGACACCACAGTTCCATCTAATCTGCCTTTTCCACTTGTTGCCATCATCAGTGTTTGGGGGTTTGCTACATAAGTGATAGATGTGGCTAACACATTGGTTTGGGTTTTTAAACTTTCTCATCTTACTGCTTCTGTGTCCTAATCAGCTCTCAACATTTCTGAGCCTCCCGTCAcctgagggagcctcagttgagggcACGCCCCATCACAGCGGCTGGTTGCTGTGTCTGAGAGAGTGTGTATATTTGATTGATGTAGAGGCCATATCCCTGAGACAGTGGTGAACCAAGAGAGCACGCCAGGAAACAATGTTTGTCAGTAGTTTCTGCCTTCGTTTTCTAGCTTGAATTCCTGTCTTAAGATCCCACAATGATATTGTGATCTGACACACTAAGGCCACCCATggttacacagtaagaccctcGACAAATAACAGAGATGCTCTTACCTCGTTTGATCACAAGCAGGTTCCTCTCCCCAGAGGAGGTggccaagaagaacagaaagacTTCTGTAGAGCCTAGTGTGTCTCTGACAAGATTGGTCTTTCTGTGGCCAGACGAGTCCCTGGGGAAGCTGTACCCCTGCCCGCCCCACAGCTGTTGCCAGTGTGTTCTGTGGTGGGTGGGCTGGGGCCTCTCACACCCCCTGTTCCTCAGGTGTGTGAGCATCTGCTCCCTGGCCTTCAGCATGGATGGCATGTTCCTCTCCGCATCCAGCAACACCGAAACTGTGCACATCTTCAAACTCGAGGCCGTGAGGGAAAAGTAAGTTGCAAAaacaagtctttctttttttctttctttcttttcttttttcttttgtttttctttcaagacggggtttctctgtgtagccctggctgtcctggaactcactctgtagaccaggctggcctcctactcagagatctgcctgactttgcctcctgagtgctgggattaaaggcatgcgccaccaacTGGCTAAAACCAGGTTTTTTACATGGTTTGTTGGGAATGGGAAGAACTGAGGACCAAACCTAGAGTCTCAGGAGTGTTGCAGGGAAACGCTACCACTGAGCTAGTTGGTCTCTACTTTTAAGGGTTGAtaggatggctcagtgagtactggtgccaagcctgacagccttcGCAGGGAACCATGTGATAGAAGGAGAAAAATAGCTCAGATACATTGGCCTccaacctgcacacacatgcacacacaaattttaaattaatctaaaaataaaaacatctacaAAACTGTAAACTGCTCACAGTCACCAGAAGATCATGACACAGAGCCACTGTGTGGCACCATTTCTGGGTGCAGACCCCATCTGCCTGTAGGGTGGGCATGACACCACCAAGTCTACCGTCAGCATAATCTGTGCTCAGAGGATGTTCTGATGCCCCAGGGCAGTAAGGCGTGAGAATCACAGCTCTGACACGGAAGTGAGGAGCTGGGTGCTGCTCCTGCGACAGATTCCTGATAGAGAGACTTCTTGTATTTTCCCTGAACACATTCAAGAGCATCCCACTGGGGCCAGCATTGATGACAAGAGCCTGTTTCCCATCCAAAGACCCACACTGTGAGACAGAGACCTGGCTCCCACGGTAGTCCTGGTCTCTGCAGTCAGGAGCGCACATGTTAAGGAAGCGTGTGATAGCAGCTTAGGAAAGCTGGTGGCATGTGTGCTGAGGTGtgagagctgctgctgctccagAAGGCTCCTGCTGGCTTGCTGTCACGGCCACAGCCACCGGGtggggagaaaacaggacactCTGCTTTCCACGGCTGATGTTTGCCAGGCGTGGAGGGTTGGCTCAGTCTAGGACTGGCCCTGTAGCTGTAGGTGAGAACCCAGCCTTACCTGTGTCGTGGGGCTTCCTTCCAGGCCTCCGGAAGAGCCCACCACCTGGACTGGCTACTTCGGGAAGGTGCTCATGGCATCTACCAGCTACCTGCCCTCACAAGTGACAGAAATGTTCAGCCAGGGCAGGGCCTTTGCCACCGTCCGCCTGCCGTTCTGTGGCCACAAAAACATCTGCTCACTAGTCACGTGAGTACATGCTGAGCCTGGGTCCCCACCCTCTGCCCCATGCACATCAGAGCCCGGGACAGTGCTTGCCGCCTGGTTGCAGAGGTGTTGTGTGGCCCTGCTCGGCCTGGCTCGTCACACCCTGCCGAGAGCGAGAGGACCCGCAGGCACGAGGGCCTCACCACAGAGCCACCTTTGCGTTTTACAGGGTGTTTGTGTCGATGAGAACATTAAGTCAGACAACGGAAAAGTGACACTATTTAGTGGCAGTGCCCAGGAGCACACAGGTCCTGCTTGTGGGCTTGGGATTGTCGGCCTTGGAGCACTGGAAAGCTTGTCTGTAAGATGAGTGACAGCACAGCTCTGGCTCAGGAAATTGCCAGTGTTGCTGGAGTTTTACTGCCCTGCTAAAGTGAGCGAAAGCTTTATGGATAGGCCCACCCTCAGGCTAGGAGGTGCTCAGTGGGCAACAGCTCTGTCCTCAGCACCCACGTGTGGTCAGGTGTGGCCACACGTGCCTGtttccagcactgggggaggcagacaCAAGTGGGTCGCTGGGACTCGTTATCCATCAGCCTGCATCCAGGTTAAGTGGAATAAAGCCCAGAGTGGTACAGCACGGCATCTCACGCCCCCTGGCTTCCCCATGGACATGCACAGATGagtgcatgtatatgcacacacaggaaagagaaaataCCCACCTTAGTGACCAAGAAACTGACAGCCACCC
Above is a window of Meriones unguiculatus strain TT.TT164.6M chromosome 15, Bangor_MerUng_6.1, whole genome shotgun sequence DNA encoding:
- the Wipi2 gene encoding WD repeat domain phosphoinositide-interacting protein 2 isoform X1, with the translated sequence MNLASQSGEAGAGQLLFANFNQDNTILAFSILWETPDTDPQDGSEHADGLWSLAVGSKSGYKFFSLSSVDKLEQIYECTDTEDVCIVERLFSSSLVAIVSLKAPRKLKVCHFKKGTEICNYSYSNTILAVKLNRQRLIVCLEESLYIHNIRDMKVLHTIRETPPNPAGLCALSINNDNCYLAYPGSATIGEVQVFDTINLRAANMIPAHDSPLAALAFDASGTKLATASEKGTVIRVFSIPEGQKLFEFRRGVKRCVSICSLAFSMDGMFLSASSNTETVHIFKLEAVREKPPEEPTTWTGYFGKVLMASTSYLPSQVTEMFSQGRAFATVRLPFCGHKNICSLVTIQKIPRLLVGASDGYLYMYNLDPQEGGECALMRQHRLDGSMETTSEIVDSASHDCPLVTQAYGTAAAKGAYTPSSPTRLGKGQDANLEAYTDDLGAVGGACLEGEASALRLDEDSEHPPMILRTD
- the Wipi2 gene encoding WD repeat domain phosphoinositide-interacting protein 2 isoform X2; the encoded protein is MNLASQSGEAGAGQLLFANFNQDNTSLAVGSKSGYKFFSLSSVDKLEQIYECTDTEDVCIVERLFSSSLVAIVSLKAPRKLKVCHFKKGTEICNYSYSNTILAVKLNRQRLIVCLEESLYIHNIRDMKVLHTIRETPPNPAGLCALSINNDNCYLAYPGSATIGEVQVFDTINLRAANMIPAHDSPLAALAFDASGTKLATASEKGTVIRVFSIPEGQKLFEFRRGVKRCVSICSLAFSMDGMFLSASSNTETVHIFKLEAVREKPPEEPTTWTGYFGKVLMASTSYLPSQVTEMFSQGRAFATVRLPFCGHKNICSLVTIQKIPRLLVGASDGYLYMYNLDPQEGGECALMRQHRLDGSMETTSEIVDSASHDCPLVTQAYGTAAAKGAYTPSSPTRLGKGQDANLEAYTDDLGAVGGACLEGEASALRLDEDSEHPPMILRTD